One window of the Rufibacter radiotolerans genome contains the following:
- a CDS encoding sensor histidine kinase: MLHADTLGAAFAQSNTPHVVLSAETGFPAISVNKAFCEWGAADPGEILRPSSSLALEKMGSLLGIPPATLTQIAEGVLATGSAFKRRVAPLGKAGAKLPVKEGYILEVYPIMDKDRVGALVARVQPLTTIEPFPVDKARDGETSHVDYRLLPLILDSLANVIFVLEVEGRDRFRFSFANKAFQVTTGLPIGKVEGSLVDEIIPEPSLSHVKGKYAEAIRTGREVSWLEVSEYPAGQKTGQVVAVPVFDAQGRCARLIGMVHDITEFKTAEREQERLGKELARQNLDLQQFNYIVSHNLRVPVANLLGLCGLLTEKPKESQEFDVALRYLQESAIRLDEILMDLTHILSIRDRKDSAVYSKVSLREVFDQAVSDLRAPLEQSGGEVEADLGPGVEVRGYRAYLHSIFLNLLSNAIKYRSEGRPLKIMVKSRMTAHDYVKVTLSDNGTGIDMQKARGKVFQLYKRFHPDCEGKGIGLFLVKSQVEAMGGKIEVDSRKDLGTTFTILLARHA, encoded by the coding sequence ATGTTACATGCAGATACGTTAGGGGCCGCCTTCGCCCAATCGAATACCCCTCACGTGGTACTCTCCGCGGAAACAGGTTTCCCGGCTATCTCCGTGAACAAGGCCTTTTGTGAGTGGGGCGCCGCCGACCCGGGCGAGATACTCCGGCCGTCGTCTTCCCTGGCTTTAGAGAAAATGGGCAGCCTGCTGGGCATCCCACCTGCCACCTTGACCCAGATAGCAGAAGGTGTCTTAGCCACGGGGTCAGCCTTCAAACGAAGGGTGGCGCCCTTGGGAAAGGCAGGCGCCAAACTGCCTGTAAAGGAAGGCTACATACTGGAGGTTTACCCCATTATGGATAAGGACCGGGTTGGGGCGCTGGTGGCAAGGGTTCAGCCCCTCACGACCATCGAGCCATTCCCGGTAGACAAGGCCCGCGATGGGGAGACCTCCCACGTCGACTACCGCCTTCTTCCCTTGATTCTGGACAGCCTGGCCAATGTCATCTTCGTGCTGGAGGTAGAGGGGCGGGACAGGTTCAGGTTCTCCTTCGCCAACAAGGCCTTTCAGGTGACGACCGGGCTGCCCATCGGCAAAGTGGAGGGGAGCCTGGTGGACGAGATAATCCCCGAACCCTCCCTGTCGCACGTGAAGGGAAAATACGCAGAGGCGATCCGGACCGGCAGGGAGGTTTCCTGGCTGGAAGTCTCCGAGTACCCCGCCGGCCAGAAGACCGGGCAAGTGGTGGCGGTGCCTGTCTTCGACGCGCAGGGCAGGTGCGCTCGTCTGATTGGCATGGTCCATGACATCACCGAGTTCAAGACGGCGGAGCGGGAGCAGGAGCGACTCGGCAAGGAACTCGCCCGGCAGAACCTGGACCTGCAGCAGTTCAACTACATTGTCTCGCACAACCTGCGCGTGCCTGTGGCGAACCTCCTCGGCCTCTGCGGGCTACTCACGGAAAAACCGAAGGAGTCACAGGAGTTTGACGTCGCCCTGCGTTACCTCCAAGAGAGTGCAATCCGCCTGGATGAAATCCTCATGGACCTGACGCACATACTCTCCATACGGGACAGGAAAGACTCCGCAGTCTATTCGAAGGTCAGCCTCCGGGAGGTTTTCGACCAGGCGGTCTCGGACCTGCGCGCGCCGCTGGAGCAGTCTGGCGGCGAGGTGGAGGCGGACCTGGGGCCAGGAGTCGAGGTGCGGGGATACCGCGCCTACCTGCACAGCATCTTCCTCAACCTACTCTCCAACGCTATCAAATACCGCTCAGAGGGCCGGCCATTGAAAATCATGGTCAAATCTCGAATGACTGCCCATGACTACGTCAAAGTCACGTTGTCTGACAACGGGACCGGCATTGACATGCAAAAGGCGCGCGGCAAGGTCTTCCAGCTTTACAAGCGGTTCCACCCGGACTGCGAGGGGAAGGGCATAGGCCTGTTTCTGGTCAAATCCCAGGTAGAGGCCATGGGGGGCAAGATTGAGGTAGATAGCAGGAAAGACTTGGGTACGACCTTCACCATCCTACTGGCCAGGCATGCCTAG
- a CDS encoding KUP/HAK/KT family potassium transporter codes for MEKQSAHAHSRLTTGGLLIALGIIYGDIGTSPLYVMKAIILSGGSVVNMDLVYGGVSCVFWTLTLQTTVKYVLLTLQADNNGEGGIFSLYTLVRKKARWLIVPAVIGGSALLADGIITPPISVSSAIEGLRIINPGIPTVPIVLAILTVLFVAQSFGTQIVGKAFGPIMFVWFAMLAILGMHSIFLHPEVLQAANPAYAYRLLVEYPQGFWLLGAVFLCTTGAEALYSDLGHCGRDNIRVSWLFVKLCLLLNYFGQAAWLTQHTGESLSDKVNPFYGVMPGWFLPIGIAIATLAAIIASQALITGSFTLIGEAIRLNLWPKVRLRYPTNVKGQLFVPSVNWLLWAGCVAVVLYFRESENMEAAYGLAITVTMLATTVLMAYYLHLRKVSKILIGLFVGVYMAIELSFLVANLIKFPHGGWVSVAIGAALITVMYVMLQAFYIKRRLTEEVRLDKYVEGLKELSEDESVPKYSTHLVFMTGADRKNYIESKIIYSIFQKRPKRADIYWFLHVYTTDEPYTMDYTVHHIVPNDVIRVDFRLGFRVEQRINLYFRKVVENLVENGEVDITSRYESLSRQNVIGDFRFVVLEKYMSVENDLPWKENLVMKAYYILKDFIASEDKWFGLDTSSVKIEKVPLLINPVQDVELTRIG; via the coding sequence ATGGAAAAACAATCTGCCCACGCCCACAGCCGCCTCACCACGGGCGGGCTTCTCATCGCCCTTGGCATCATCTACGGTGACATCGGGACCTCGCCCCTGTACGTGATGAAGGCCATCATCCTGAGCGGGGGGAGCGTGGTGAACATGGACCTGGTCTACGGCGGCGTCTCCTGCGTCTTCTGGACCCTTACCCTGCAGACCACGGTCAAGTACGTGCTGCTCACCCTGCAGGCCGACAACAACGGCGAGGGGGGTATCTTCTCGCTCTACACCCTGGTGCGCAAGAAGGCCAGGTGGCTCATAGTCCCGGCGGTCATTGGGGGCAGCGCCCTGCTGGCGGACGGCATCATCACCCCGCCCATCTCCGTCTCCTCGGCCATCGAGGGGCTGCGCATCATCAACCCGGGAATCCCCACCGTGCCCATCGTGCTGGCCATCCTGACGGTCCTTTTCGTGGCCCAGAGTTTCGGGACCCAGATAGTGGGCAAGGCCTTCGGGCCCATCATGTTCGTCTGGTTCGCCATGCTGGCCATACTGGGCATGCACAGTATCTTCCTCCACCCGGAGGTCCTTCAGGCAGCCAACCCCGCGTATGCCTACCGGCTTCTGGTGGAGTATCCCCAGGGCTTCTGGCTGCTGGGCGCCGTCTTCCTCTGCACCACCGGGGCCGAGGCCCTCTACTCCGACCTGGGCCACTGTGGCCGGGACAACATCAGGGTCAGTTGGCTGTTTGTGAAGCTGTGCCTGCTGCTCAACTATTTCGGCCAGGCCGCCTGGCTTACCCAGCACACGGGCGAGTCGCTCTCCGATAAGGTCAACCCCTTCTATGGGGTGATGCCGGGCTGGTTCCTGCCCATCGGGATCGCCATCGCCACGCTGGCCGCCATTATCGCCAGCCAGGCCCTCATCACCGGCTCCTTCACCCTCATCGGGGAGGCCATCCGCCTGAACCTTTGGCCCAAGGTCCGCCTCCGCTACCCCACCAACGTGAAGGGCCAGCTGTTCGTGCCGAGCGTGAACTGGCTGCTCTGGGCCGGCTGCGTGGCCGTGGTCCTCTACTTTAGGGAGTCAGAGAACATGGAGGCCGCCTACGGGCTGGCCATCACCGTGACCATGCTGGCCACCACCGTGCTCATGGCCTATTACCTCCACCTCCGGAAGGTGTCCAAAATCCTCATCGGGTTGTTCGTGGGGGTGTACATGGCCATCGAGCTGTCCTTCCTGGTGGCCAACCTCATCAAGTTCCCGCACGGCGGCTGGGTGTCGGTGGCCATCGGGGCGGCGCTCATCACGGTGATGTACGTGATGCTGCAGGCCTTCTACATCAAGCGCCGCCTGACCGAGGAGGTGCGGCTGGACAAGTACGTGGAGGGGCTCAAGGAGCTGAGCGAGGACGAGTCCGTCCCCAAGTACTCCACGCACCTGGTGTTCATGACCGGCGCCGACCGCAAGAACTACATTGAGTCCAAGATCATCTACTCCATCTTCCAGAAAAGGCCCAAGCGGGCCGACATCTATTGGTTTCTGCACGTGTACACCACCGACGAGCCCTACACCATGGATTACACGGTGCATCACATCGTCCCCAACGACGTCATCCGGGTGGACTTCCGCCTGGGCTTCCGGGTGGAGCAGCGCATCAACCTGTACTTCCGGAAGGTGGTGGAGAACCTGGTGGAGAACGGGGAAGTGGACATCACCAGCCGCTACGAGTCGCTCAGCCGGCAGAACGTGATAGGTGATTTCCGGTTTGTGGTGCTGGAGAAATACATGTCGGTGGAGAACGACCTGCCCTGGAAGGAGAACCTGGTGATGAAGGCCTACTACATCCTTAAGGACTTCATCGCTTCGGAGGACAAGTGGTTCGGCCTGGACACCAGCTCGGTCAAGATAGAGAAGGTTCCCCTGCTCATTAATCCGGTGCAGGACGTGGAACTGACCCGCATAGGGTAA
- a CDS encoding GAF domain-containing protein gives MENTFGLPIIPSNEEQRLEKLHSLDLIGSYQEEGNFKHIAGMASRMFNVPIALVNFVDRDYVLTKASQGLEEPQPVPRGTSLCSLAILRDSTTVFENALHEPCLLANPMVTGEFGLRFYAAAPLTTSDGYNIGALCILDKEPREFSEIDQRILENLASIIINDIETGAA, from the coding sequence ATGGAAAATACATTCGGATTGCCCATAATTCCCTCCAATGAGGAGCAACGGCTGGAAAAGCTTCATAGCTTGGACCTAATCGGCTCCTATCAGGAGGAGGGTAACTTCAAGCACATCGCCGGAATGGCCTCCAGGATGTTCAATGTCCCGATCGCTCTCGTTAACTTTGTTGACAGAGATTATGTGCTGACGAAAGCCAGCCAAGGGTTAGAGGAGCCACAGCCTGTGCCACGAGGCACCAGCCTCTGTTCCCTTGCCATCCTGAGGGACAGCACCACAGTGTTTGAGAATGCGCTGCACGAGCCCTGCCTGCTGGCCAACCCCATGGTGACGGGTGAGTTCGGACTGCGGTTCTACGCAGCGGCTCCTTTGACTACTTCAGACGGATACAATATCGGAGCGCTGTGTATCTTAGATAAAGAGCCCCGCGAGTTCTCTGAGATAGACCAAAGAATCTTGGAGAACCTGGCTTCAATCATCATCAATGATATTGAGACCGGGGCTGCTTGA
- a CDS encoding GAF domain-containing protein: MENTFGIPILPNNEEESLAKLRSLYLLNAYQEEGEFNHIAAKASNMFNVPIALVNLVDSAYVLTKASAGLEAVASVLSGTSLCSLAILKDGTTVFENAVEEPCLLANPMVTGEFGLRFYEAAPLNTSDGYNIGALCILDKEPRVFSQTDQRILQNLASVVMENIEKGVA; encoded by the coding sequence ATGGAGAATACCTTCGGAATTCCGATCCTGCCAAACAATGAGGAGGAAAGTTTAGCGAAGCTGCGCAGCTTATACTTGCTGAACGCCTACCAGGAGGAGGGCGAGTTCAACCACATCGCGGCCAAGGCATCGAACATGTTCAATGTGCCTATCGCCCTAGTAAATTTGGTTGACAGCGCCTACGTGTTGACAAAGGCCAGCGCAGGGCTTGAAGCCGTTGCGTCAGTTTTAAGTGGGACAAGTCTATGCTCATTGGCCATCCTCAAGGATGGGACCACCGTTTTTGAGAATGCCGTGGAGGAGCCTTGCCTACTGGCTAACCCCATGGTAACGGGTGAGTTTGGCCTCCGCTTTTATGAGGCCGCACCGTTGAACACCAGCGATGGGTATAACATCGGCGCGCTCTGTATCCTAGACAAGGAGCCTCGGGTATTTTCACAGACCGACCAACGGATACTGCAGAATCTCGCCTCAGTGGTAATGGAAAACATTGAGAAAGGTGTGGCATAA
- a CDS encoding DUF6371 domain-containing protein, protein MSDYAFNLQRYGGPKTRFDCPGCGKRQCFTRYVDNATGEPVGPSVGRCNRETSCGYHLKPGEYFKAQGIPYIPNPRPIPKKEKPNPASYIRPSLLESSRKAFQRNNLAVFLTGLLGKVKARELIDRYLVGTSKYWPGATVFWQVDSENNIRTGKIMLYDPVTGRRVKEPVSRIHWAHRFSNDPHFCLSQCLFGEHLLRLEPEKPVAIVESEKTAIIASAFYPQYLWLACGGISQLSLDRCLPLRGRDVTLIPDVDALQAWQDRARRLEDGLLQRIKVTEVLKGMASEGEMEAGWDIADFLVEGRIGMIESASMSEPRNATPSS, encoded by the coding sequence ATGAGCGACTATGCATTTAACCTGCAGAGATACGGCGGGCCCAAGACCCGTTTCGACTGCCCAGGGTGCGGGAAGAGGCAATGCTTCACCCGCTACGTTGACAACGCCACCGGTGAGCCGGTAGGCCCTTCGGTGGGCAGGTGTAACCGGGAGACCAGTTGCGGCTACCACCTGAAGCCCGGGGAATACTTCAAGGCGCAGGGTATCCCTTATATACCCAATCCGAGGCCAATTCCTAAGAAGGAGAAGCCCAATCCAGCCTCCTATATCCGTCCCTCCCTGCTAGAGAGTAGCAGGAAGGCATTCCAGAGGAATAACTTAGCCGTCTTCCTTACCGGGCTGCTTGGGAAAGTGAAGGCGAGGGAACTGATCGATAGGTATTTGGTCGGTACCTCAAAATACTGGCCCGGGGCCACGGTGTTCTGGCAGGTGGACAGCGAAAACAACATCCGGACCGGCAAGATCATGCTCTACGACCCAGTGACAGGTAGGCGCGTAAAGGAGCCGGTGAGCAGAATCCACTGGGCGCACCGCTTCTCAAACGACCCCCACTTCTGCCTCAGCCAGTGCCTCTTCGGGGAGCACCTGCTCAGGCTGGAGCCAGAAAAGCCGGTGGCCATCGTGGAGAGCGAGAAGACGGCCATCATCGCCAGCGCCTTCTACCCGCAGTATCTCTGGCTGGCCTGCGGGGGTATTTCCCAGCTCAGCCTAGATAGGTGCCTGCCCCTGAGGGGAAGGGATGTAACACTCATCCCTGATGTCGATGCCCTCCAGGCCTGGCAGGACAGGGCAAGGAGACTGGAGGATGGGCTGCTCCAAAGGATAAAGGTGACAGAAGTATTGAAAGGAATGGCTTCGGAGGGGGAAATGGAGGCGGGCTGGGACATAGCGGATTTCCTGGTGGAAGGAAGGATTGGAATGATTGAATCCGCAAGTATGTCAGAACCAAGGAATGCAACGCCAAGTTCCTGA
- a CDS encoding CZB domain-containing protein yields MLKSQDSLQSLDIKQARVKFILFKSKLRSILYGSSTDDSLFSARENSLGQWLYSSALTKYGHLPEIREIEKINLSITGKAKDLVNLYNGGKIDEARAGLTHLDGSERELIRLLEEIESKV; encoded by the coding sequence ATGTTAAAAAGCCAGGATAGCCTTCAGAGTTTAGACATAAAGCAGGCCAGGGTGAAATTCATCCTGTTCAAGTCAAAGCTGCGTTCCATCCTGTACGGAAGCTCCACGGATGATTCATTGTTTTCAGCCCGGGAAAACTCCCTAGGCCAATGGCTCTATAGTTCCGCACTGACGAAATATGGCCACCTGCCGGAGATAAGGGAGATCGAAAAGATAAATCTATCCATCACCGGCAAAGCCAAGGATTTGGTTAACCTTTATAACGGGGGTAAGATAGACGAAGCCCGCGCGGGGCTGACGCACCTAGACGGGAGCGAGAGGGAACTTATACGCCTTCTGGAGGAGATTGAAAGCAAAGTCTGA
- a CDS encoding PAS domain-containing sensor histidine kinase — protein MGRIEQGDGFLEAILGNSTDLMSIIDAQGQYKYVAGSVKKILGYDPEELVGCNAFSFIHAEDLQGALEALAYAVSADYATLSPFRFRAKDGRWLWLECSVTNMAQHEAVSGYVTNSRDVTERVLEEQRKKKSQAHYEALFHNHPDAVFELNRGGFFTKVNHGVSKLLGFPDGQVLGSHFGKFVHEDDLPLAQNAFANTMSGNTQYLELAIRRGDGVVSDLGITVLPVLVGGEVVSLQGIAKDITAQKRDEAQLKEQVDVVSGIMENIPESFYSLNENWEYTYVNAYYASYMGKKKEELLGRSIWEVFPLATSTRFYRECLQVLGNKTPSFFEEVIPYKADSIISFQIYPAGKGVAVHFVDVTQRKQEKDRLEKMALVASKTTTGIMVMDEERRIEWVNEAFEKSTGFTLEECLMRRPEEVLGGGDAQPGMLKTIKKRLAAGKSFKGEVFSYSKSGRKLWFYNEITPALDDSGSKKIIGVRTDITDRKQKEEEMVRLAQDLSEQNRDLRQFSYIVSHGLRSPAANLIGLANALSTVDRASPDFGRLLGMVGECAHRLDGVILDMNNVLSVKDSRSAPNREQVDLNVFCREVVADFRVDLLGVEPAPRVEFEELPVIYTNKAYLYEILKCLLSNAIKFRRPDVPLHISLKAAIKGKNMELAVVDNGIGMDMGVVEPNLFRLYKKFHRGYAGRGAGLFLSKTYADALGGKIRLESIPSKGTKVSIKFRKDAVCP, from the coding sequence ATGGGTAGAATTGAGCAAGGCGACGGCTTCCTGGAAGCTATCCTCGGGAACAGTACCGACCTTATGTCTATTATCGACGCGCAAGGACAATATAAGTACGTGGCCGGTTCGGTAAAAAAGATATTAGGTTATGACCCTGAGGAGCTGGTCGGTTGCAATGCCTTCTCTTTCATCCACGCGGAAGACCTGCAGGGCGCGCTGGAGGCACTGGCCTATGCCGTGTCAGCCGATTACGCCACGCTTTCCCCTTTCCGGTTTCGGGCCAAGGACGGGCGCTGGCTGTGGCTGGAATGCTCCGTCACCAACATGGCGCAGCATGAGGCGGTCAGCGGCTACGTCACCAATTCCCGGGACGTCACTGAGCGGGTTTTAGAGGAACAGCGGAAGAAGAAGAGCCAGGCCCACTACGAGGCCCTTTTCCATAACCACCCGGACGCCGTGTTCGAGCTGAACAGGGGCGGCTTCTTCACCAAGGTGAACCACGGCGTCTCCAAACTGCTGGGCTTCCCCGACGGTCAGGTCCTGGGCAGCCACTTCGGCAAGTTCGTCCATGAGGATGACCTACCCCTGGCGCAGAACGCCTTTGCAAACACCATGTCAGGCAACACCCAGTACCTAGAGCTTGCCATTCGGCGGGGGGACGGGGTGGTCTCGGACCTAGGCATCACCGTGCTACCGGTGCTCGTAGGGGGCGAGGTTGTGAGTCTTCAGGGGATAGCGAAGGATATCACGGCTCAGAAGAGGGACGAGGCCCAATTAAAGGAGCAGGTGGATGTAGTGAGCGGTATCATGGAGAATATCCCGGAGAGTTTCTACTCCCTGAACGAGAACTGGGAGTACACCTATGTGAACGCCTACTACGCCTCCTACATGGGCAAAAAAAAGGAGGAACTGCTGGGCCGAAGCATCTGGGAGGTCTTTCCCCTTGCTACCTCCACCCGGTTCTACCGGGAGTGCCTCCAGGTGCTGGGAAATAAGACACCCTCCTTTTTCGAGGAGGTGATCCCCTATAAGGCGGATTCCATCATCAGCTTCCAGATATATCCCGCGGGCAAGGGGGTGGCGGTGCATTTCGTGGATGTCACCCAGAGAAAGCAGGAAAAGGACAGACTGGAGAAGATGGCGTTGGTGGCCAGCAAGACAACCACCGGTATCATGGTCATGGATGAGGAGAGGAGAATAGAGTGGGTGAATGAGGCTTTCGAGAAGTCCACTGGGTTCACCCTGGAAGAGTGTCTCATGCGACGGCCGGAGGAGGTCTTGGGGGGTGGCGACGCGCAGCCCGGTATGCTCAAAACTATTAAGAAGAGGCTGGCCGCCGGGAAATCCTTCAAGGGCGAGGTCTTCAGCTACTCCAAGTCAGGGAGGAAGTTGTGGTTCTATAATGAGATCACGCCAGCGCTGGATGACTCGGGCAGCAAAAAGATCATAGGGGTAAGGACGGACATCACGGACCGCAAGCAGAAGGAGGAGGAGATGGTGCGCCTGGCCCAGGACCTGTCGGAGCAGAACAGGGACCTCCGGCAGTTCAGCTACATCGTCTCCCACGGCCTGCGGTCCCCGGCCGCCAACCTCATCGGGCTGGCGAACGCCCTCTCTACCGTAGACAGGGCCTCCCCGGACTTCGGCCGCCTGTTGGGCATGGTTGGGGAGTGCGCGCACCGACTTGACGGGGTCATCCTGGACATGAATAATGTACTGTCGGTGAAAGACAGTAGGTCCGCGCCAAACAGGGAGCAGGTCGACCTCAACGTATTCTGCAGGGAGGTGGTCGCGGACTTCCGCGTTGACCTACTTGGGGTAGAGCCTGCGCCTAGGGTGGAATTCGAAGAGCTGCCAGTCATCTATACCAACAAAGCGTACCTGTACGAAATCCTTAAATGCCTGCTCTCCAACGCCATTAAGTTCCGGAGGCCGGATGTGCCACTCCACATTTCCCTGAAGGCGGCCATAAAAGGCAAAAATATGGAACTGGCGGTGGTGGACAATGGCATCGGCATGGACATGGGCGTAGTCGAGCCCAATCTGTTCAGGCTGTACAAGAAATTCCATAGGGGGTACGCGGGAAGAGGAGCAGGCCTTTTCCTCTCGAAGACCTACGCGGATGCACTCGGAGGCAAGATAAGACTGGAGTCTATCCCATCCAAGGGAACCAAGGTGAGCATAAAGTTTAGGAAAGACGCGGTATGTCCTTGA
- a CDS encoding response regulator — protein sequence MKKFDLVMVVEDDPTATFVAHRILERSALAERLCTARNGKQALTFVQDHFCSPDPAPGLPSVILVDISMPVMDGFEFLREVNLLGLARRPLIAMLSSSRKEEDVRKSFQLKADAYFTKPFRIEYLEQLLVEAP from the coding sequence ATGAAAAAATTTGACCTAGTCATGGTGGTAGAGGACGACCCCACCGCCACGTTCGTTGCCCACCGCATCCTAGAGCGGAGCGCCCTGGCCGAGAGGCTCTGCACGGCCAGGAACGGTAAACAGGCGCTCACCTTCGTGCAGGACCACTTCTGCTCCCCGGACCCTGCCCCAGGGCTTCCCTCAGTTATCCTGGTAGACATCAGCATGCCGGTCATGGACGGGTTCGAGTTCCTGCGGGAGGTCAACCTGCTGGGGCTTGCCAGGAGGCCCCTCATTGCCATGCTTTCCTCCTCCAGGAAAGAGGAGGATGTGCGGAAATCCTTCCAGCTCAAGGCCGATGCTTACTTCACCAAGCCCTTCAGAATAGAGTACCTTGAGCAACTCCTCGTAGAGGCGCCGTAA
- a CDS encoding heme NO-binding domain-containing protein: MEGVEHGQDVMHGSIFVLLKRYVENTFDYSTWIRLLESVGIERTSYLMHEMYPTDELFAIVGKASEATGTPAYDLMESFGEFLVPDLLLVYKKYVKPEWRTYEMLLNTEVAMHGAVKKEDARTSPPKLLVTKQGPSRLIVDYYSKRRMAGVAVGIIRGIAKHYHESDKVSVTRLTEPHAERVQILVDFRNRT, from the coding sequence ATGGAAGGAGTAGAACATGGGCAGGACGTAATGCACGGCTCAATTTTCGTATTGCTGAAGCGTTATGTAGAGAACACGTTTGACTACAGCACCTGGATAAGGCTTTTGGAGTCGGTAGGCATAGAACGCACCTCCTACCTCATGCACGAGATGTACCCGACGGACGAGCTGTTCGCTATTGTAGGAAAGGCATCCGAGGCAACCGGTACCCCGGCCTATGACTTGATGGAGAGCTTCGGCGAGTTCCTGGTCCCTGACCTGCTGCTGGTGTACAAAAAATACGTGAAGCCTGAATGGCGCACCTATGAGATGCTGCTCAACACCGAGGTGGCCATGCACGGCGCCGTCAAGAAAGAAGACGCCAGGACCTCCCCTCCTAAGCTACTGGTGACCAAACAGGGACCTAGCAGGTTGATTGTAGACTACTACTCCAAACGCCGTATGGCCGGGGTCGCGGTTGGCATCATCAGAGGCATCGCAAAGCACTACCATGAGAGCGACAAGGTAAGCGTGACCCGCCTTACCGAGCCGCATGCGGAAAGGGTGCAGATTTTGGTAGATTTCAGGAACCGGACTTAA
- a CDS encoding STAS/SEC14 domain-containing protein: MTQEYRNAFGNVYLTVTVDSENRWVHTDWMGYLTEESVKAGALAYTDALRKADLFCVLNDTTKVIGSWDHSVDWVVNQWAPMAAKAGLRHFAMVTAPQSFAEGSASAFYSSLKDFEARVFDNIQEARQWLRQYSLSNVTI, translated from the coding sequence ATGACACAAGAATATAGGAACGCGTTCGGCAATGTCTACCTGACGGTGACGGTGGACAGCGAGAATAGATGGGTGCATACGGATTGGATGGGGTACCTGACCGAGGAGAGCGTCAAGGCCGGCGCCCTGGCCTACACTGACGCCCTACGTAAAGCGGATCTCTTTTGCGTATTGAATGACACCACCAAGGTTATAGGGAGCTGGGACCATTCTGTGGACTGGGTGGTGAACCAGTGGGCGCCCATGGCGGCGAAAGCAGGCCTGAGGCACTTCGCCATGGTCACCGCCCCCCAATCCTTTGCCGAGGGCTCTGCCTCTGCCTTCTACTCCAGTCTGAAAGACTTTGAGGCGAGGGTATTTGACAATATCCAGGAAGCACGCCAGTGGCTACGGCAATACAGCCTTAGCAACGTCACCATATGA
- a CDS encoding PAS domain S-box protein has translation MENNISEKTTKHNDYESALEKQLKITNTITDNATVAMFMMNDKGYCTFMNPAAEKMTGFTFAEVQDKPLHDIIHHHHPDGTPYPMEDCPIDRALPTNNSVRAHLDVFIRKDGAFFPVSCAASPIFENGVPVATVIEVKDLTEEKAAEKALRESEEKFRFMAESMPQMFWTTRPDGYCDYYNQRWVDFTGIPLDRLYGYGWLQAVHPADAQNASYAWSRAVETKAAYQVEYRVRRHDGVYRWHLTKGMPRLDERGQVVMWVGSTTDYHEQKSMVEELVATNEELLASFDREVEAARKVESQRQMLHDLFMQAPALVAIQRGPEHIYELVNPNYQRLAPSRQFIGKTVEQAWPELKGQGFFNLLDQVFQTGEPYIGNEMLAQIDRHDNGQMEETYYNFVYQAFKEDGKVAGIVTFGFEVTDLVKSKQAIQVK, from the coding sequence ATGGAAAACAACATATCTGAGAAGACGACCAAACATAATGATTATGAATCAGCGCTGGAGAAACAGCTGAAGATAACCAACACCATCACCGATAACGCCACGGTCGCCATGTTCATGATGAATGACAAAGGCTACTGCACGTTCATGAACCCGGCGGCCGAGAAGATGACCGGCTTCACTTTTGCCGAGGTGCAGGACAAGCCGCTACATGATATCATCCATCACCATCACCCGGACGGCACCCCTTACCCCATGGAAGATTGCCCCATAGACAGGGCGCTCCCCACCAACAACAGCGTACGGGCGCACCTGGACGTTTTCATCAGGAAGGACGGCGCGTTTTTCCCGGTGAGCTGTGCGGCCAGCCCGATCTTCGAGAACGGGGTTCCCGTTGCCACGGTCATCGAGGTGAAAGACCTCACGGAGGAGAAGGCCGCCGAAAAAGCGCTACGGGAAAGCGAGGAGAAGTTCAGGTTCATGGCCGAGTCCATGCCCCAGATGTTCTGGACCACCCGGCCCGATGGATACTGCGACTACTACAACCAGAGATGGGTGGACTTCACCGGGATACCGCTTGATAGACTGTACGGCTACGGGTGGCTGCAGGCCGTCCATCCGGCTGATGCGCAGAATGCCAGCTATGCCTGGAGCAGGGCCGTGGAAACCAAGGCAGCCTACCAGGTGGAGTACCGGGTGCGGCGGCACGATGGCGTCTATCGCTGGCACCTGACCAAGGGTATGCCCCGTCTGGATGAGCGTGGGCAGGTTGTGATGTGGGTGGGGAGCACCACCGACTACCATGAGCAGAAAAGCATGGTGGAGGAACTCGTGGCGACCAATGAGGAACTGTTGGCCTCCTTCGACCGTGAGGTGGAGGCCGCACGGAAAGTAGAATCCCAGCGCCAGATGCTGCATGACCTGTTCATGCAGGCCCCCGCCTTAGTGGCCATCCAAAGAGGTCCTGAGCATATCTACGAATTGGTGAACCCGAACTACCAGAGGTTGGCCCCCAGCAGGCAATTCATAGGGAAAACCGTAGAGCAGGCATGGCCGGAGTTGAAAGGTCAAGGTTTCTTCAATTTGCTGGACCAGGTATTCCAAACCGGAGAGCCTTATATCGGGAATGAGATGCTGGCCCAAATCGACAGGCACGACAATGGGCAAATGGAGGAGACCTACTATAATTTCGTGTACCAGGCCTTCAAGGAGGACGGGAAAGTTGCGGGTATCGTGACCTTTGGGTTTGAGGTAACTGACTTGGTAAAGTCAAAGCAAGCCATCCAAGTTAAATAA